The following are encoded in a window of Arctopsyche grandis isolate Sample6627 chromosome 2, ASM5162203v2, whole genome shotgun sequence genomic DNA:
- the LOC143922882 gene encoding luciferin 4-monooxygenase-like, producing the protein MSKAAPTNHLGQIILDNLLENPENVLQLDARTGETETRISVRERGIRVARHMTKLGLRHGDVITLCLFNSNDTCLPVIAGFLLGVAISPLDVRMSKMEFEYLLGIYKPKMVFCDVSIVDTFAEVLKKLGNDAKIVVYGESKNPDYLNIKDFYAEVNKKKFQVVPLDPDTTDAYILCSSGSTGLPKGVCHTHSQSIRTVRGIKVFFNNLKMLQFSSLYWLSGFAMTLMNLTVTTVRINAPPFETDLFYEYSEKYKPEMVITTPSVARLIINHEKFNDTDLSHMKLYMLSGATVDFAELAILQKHLTKGMVINSYGLTEIGGPVTYTTKEQGLKNGTCGKIIPHIQYKLVDISDGRIIDSPNEAGELYLKSASMMSGYYGNPQATAEALDSEGWFKTGDLVKLDEEGYVYIVDRLKEIFKYMGYCIAPAGIEHVINSHEGVTDSAVIGIDNKDSGHVPLAFIKRKEGSNVTAQEIKDLVEDKLAFYCELRGGVVFLDDIELTPSGKIIKKGLRDLAKTIVPE; encoded by the exons ATGTCTAAGGCAGCTCCAACCAATCACCTGGGACAGATCATCCTGGACAATCTCCTCGAAAACCCCGAAAATGTTTTGCAA CTGGATGCTCGTACCGGTGAGACAGAGACTAGGATATCAGTCCGTGAAAGAGGAATAAGAGTAGCCAGACATATGACCAAGTTGGGTTTACGTCATGGTGACGTAATCACTTTGTGCCTTTTCAATTCCAATGACACCTGTCTACCAGTGATTGCCGGCTTCCTCCTAGGTGTTGCCATCTCCCCTCTCGACGTCAGGATGTCCAAAA TGGAGTTCGAGTATCTGTTGGGCATTTATAAGCCAAAGATGGTGTTTTGCGACGTGTCCATAGTTGACACTTTTGCCGAAGTCCTCAAGAAGCTGGGAAACGATGCGAAGATTGTCGTTTATGGCGAGTCGAAAAATCCCGACTACCTCAACATCAAAGATTTCTACGCTGAAGTCAACAAGAAAAAGTTTCA GGTGGTCCCATTAGATCCAGACACCACGGATGCTTACATATTGTGCTCCAGCGGTTCCACCGGTTTGCCAAAAGGTGTTTGTCACACACATTCGCAATCTATAAGAACAGTCAGAGGAATCAAAGT attcTTCAACAATCTAAAGATGCTTCAGTTTTCTTCGCTGTATTGGTTGTCTGGATTTGCAATGACACTTATGAACCTCACCGTCACCACGGTCAGGATCAACGCGCCGCCATTCGAGACCGATCTATTTTACGAATACAGCGAAAAATACAAG CCTGAAATGGTGATAACGACACCATCGGTAGCAAGGCTGATCATCAATCATGAAAAGTTTAACGATACCGACTTATCTCACATGAAACTTTACATGTTATCAGGCGCTACTGTGGATTTCGCGGAATTAGCTATTTTGcag aaaCACCTTACAAAAGGTATGGTAATCAATTCGTATGGACTGACGGAAATCGGTGGACCAGTCACTTATACTACAAAGGAGCAAGGATTGAAAAATGGCACTTGCGGAAAAATCATTCCACACATTCAGTATAAA TTAGTCGACATAAGCGACGGGAGAATAATAGACAGCCCTAACGAAGCGGGGGAACTTTACTTGAAGTCAGCTAGTATGATGAGC GGCTACTACGGGAATCCGCAAGCGACTGCCGAAGCTCTGGACAGCGAAGGATGGTTCAAAACAGGCGATCTGGTCAAGTTGGACGAAGAGGGTTACGTGTACATTGTCGATAGGCTCAAAGAAATCTTCAAATACATGGGATACTGT ATCGCCCCAGCTGGCATTGAACACGTCATCAACAGCCACGAGGGTGTTACAGACAGTGCAGTCATCGGTATTGACAACAAGGATTCAGGACACGTTCCATTGGCTTTCATTAAACGCAAAGAAGGCTCCAATGTCACAGCTCAAGAAATTAAAGATTTGGTCGAAG aCAAATTGGCGTTCTATTGCGAGTTGAGAGGCGGAGTGGTTTTCCTTGACGATATTGAATTGACGCCATCTGGAAAGATCATAAAGAAGGGTTTGAGAGATTTGGCTAAGACCATCGTACCCGAATAG